One window of Equus asinus isolate D_3611 breed Donkey chromosome 7, EquAss-T2T_v2, whole genome shotgun sequence genomic DNA carries:
- the DLK1 gene encoding protein delta homolog 1 isoform X3: protein MTATAALLPVLLLLLAFGRSAHGAECFPACHPQNGFCEDDNVCRCQPGWQGPLCDQCVTFPGCVHGLCVEPWQCICDDGWDGNLCDLDIRACASTPCANNGTCVNLDSGHYECSCTPGFSGQDCQKKDGPCAINGSPCQHGGSCVDDEGQASHASCLCLPGFSGNFCEIMTNSCIPNPCENQGICTDIGGDFRCRCPAGFMDKTCSRPVTTCTTDPCLNGGTCLQHSQAVCFTILGVLTSLVVLGTMGIVFLNKCEAWVSNLRYQHMLRKKKNVLLQYNSGEDLAVNIIFPEKIDMTTFSKEAGDEEI from the exons ATGACCGCGACCGCAGCCCTCCTGCCCGTCCTCTTGCTCCTGCTGGCCTTCGGCCGCAGTGCCCATG GAGCTGAATGCTTCCCGGCCTGCCACCCCCAAAATGGATTCTGCGAGGATGACAATGTTTGCAG GTGCCAGCCTGGCTGGCAGGGTCCCCTGTGTGACCAATGCGTGACCTTTCCTGGCTGTGTTCATGGACTCTGTGTGGAACCCTGGCAGTGCATTTGCGATGACGGCTGGGACGGGAACCTCTGCGACTTAG ACATCCGGGCCTGCGCCTCCACCCCCTGTGCTAACAACGGGACCTGCGTGAACCTTGATTCGGGCCACTACGAGTGCTCCTGCACCCCTGGGTTCTCCGGACAGGACTGTCAGAAGAAGGACGGGCCCTGCGCCATCAACGG TTCCCCCTGCCAGCACGGAGGCAGCTGTGTGGACGACGAGGGCCAGGCCTCCCATGCCTCCTGCCTGTGCCTTCCTGGCTTCTCGGGCAACTTCTGCGAGATCATGACCAACAGCTGCATCCCCAACCCGTGCGAGAACCAAGGCATCTGCACCGACATCGGGGGCGACTTCCGCTGCCGCTGCCCCGCCGGCTTCATGGACAAGACCTGCAGCCGCCCGGTGACCACCTGCACCACCGACCCGTGCCTGAACGGGGGCACCTGCCTGCAGCACAGCCAG GCTGTCTGCTTCACCATCCTCGGCGTGCTCACCAGCCTGGTGGTGCTGGGCACCATGGGCATCGTCTTCCTCAACAAGTGCGAGGCCTGGGTGTCCAACCTGCGCTACCAGCACATGCTGCGCAAGAAGAAGAACGTCCTCCTGCAGTACAACAGCGGCGAGGATCTGGCCGTCAACATCATCTTCCCGGAGAAGATCGACATGACCACCTTCAGCAAGGAGGCTGGTGACGAGGAGATCTAA
- the DLK1 gene encoding protein delta homolog 1 isoform X1: MTATAALLPVLLLLLAFGRSAHGAECFPACHPQNGFCEDDNVCRCQPGWQGPLCDQCVTFPGCVHGLCVEPWQCICDDGWDGNLCDLDIRACASTPCANNGTCVNLDSGHYECSCTPGFSGQDCQKKDGPCAINGSPCQHGGSCVDDEGQASHASCLCLPGFSGNFCEIMTNSCIPNPCENQGICTDIGGDFRCRCPAGFMDKTCSRPVTTCTTDPCLNGGTCLQHSQVRYECLCKPEFTGPLCGKKRVQSPQQVTRLPSGYGLTYRLTPGVHELPVPQPEHHILKVSMKELNKSTPLLSEGQAVCFTILGVLTSLVVLGTMGIVFLNKCEAWVSNLRYQHMLRKKKNVLLQYNSGEDLAVNIIFPEKIDMTTFSKEAGDEEI; this comes from the exons ATGACCGCGACCGCAGCCCTCCTGCCCGTCCTCTTGCTCCTGCTGGCCTTCGGCCGCAGTGCCCATG GAGCTGAATGCTTCCCGGCCTGCCACCCCCAAAATGGATTCTGCGAGGATGACAATGTTTGCAG GTGCCAGCCTGGCTGGCAGGGTCCCCTGTGTGACCAATGCGTGACCTTTCCTGGCTGTGTTCATGGACTCTGTGTGGAACCCTGGCAGTGCATTTGCGATGACGGCTGGGACGGGAACCTCTGCGACTTAG ACATCCGGGCCTGCGCCTCCACCCCCTGTGCTAACAACGGGACCTGCGTGAACCTTGATTCGGGCCACTACGAGTGCTCCTGCACCCCTGGGTTCTCCGGACAGGACTGTCAGAAGAAGGACGGGCCCTGCGCCATCAACGG TTCCCCCTGCCAGCACGGAGGCAGCTGTGTGGACGACGAGGGCCAGGCCTCCCATGCCTCCTGCCTGTGCCTTCCTGGCTTCTCGGGCAACTTCTGCGAGATCATGACCAACAGCTGCATCCCCAACCCGTGCGAGAACCAAGGCATCTGCACCGACATCGGGGGCGACTTCCGCTGCCGCTGCCCCGCCGGCTTCATGGACAAGACCTGCAGCCGCCCGGTGACCACCTGCACCACCGACCCGTGCCTGAACGGGGGCACCTGCCTGCAGCACAGCCAGGTGAGGTACGAGTGTCTGTGTAAGCCTGAGTTCACGGGCCCCCTCTGCGGCAAGAAGCGCGTGCAGAGCCCCCAGCAGGTCACCCGTCTGCCCAGTGGTTATGGGCTGACCTACCGCCTGACCCCGGGGGTGCACGAGCTGCCGGTGCCGCAGCCCGAGCACCACATCCTGAAGGTGTCCATGAAGGAGCTCAACAAGAGCACTCCCCTCCTCTCCGAGGGCCAGGCTGTCTGCTTCACCATCCTCGGCGTGCTCACCAGCCTGGTGGTGCTGGGCACCATGGGCATCGTCTTCCTCAACAAGTGCGAGGCCTGGGTGTCCAACCTGCGCTACCAGCACATGCTGCGCAAGAAGAAGAACGTCCTCCTGCAGTACAACAGCGGCGAGGATCTGGCCGTCAACATCATCTTCCCGGAGAAGATCGACATGACCACCTTCAGCAAGGAGGCTGGTGACGAGGAGATCTAA
- the DLK1 gene encoding protein delta homolog 1 isoform X2 → MTATAALLPVLLLLLAFGRSAHGAECFPACHPQNGFCEDDNVCRCQPGWQGPLCDQCVTFPGCVHGLCVEPWQCICDDGWDGNLCDLDIRACASTPCANNGTCVNLDSGHYECSCTPGFSGQDCQKKDGPCAINGSPCQHGGSCVDDEGQASHASCLCLPGFSGNFCEIMTNSCIPNPCENQGICTDIGGDFRCRCPAGFMDKTCSRPVTTCTTDPCLNGGTCLQHSQGQAVCFTILGVLTSLVVLGTMGIVFLNKCEAWVSNLRYQHMLRKKKNVLLQYNSGEDLAVNIIFPEKIDMTTFSKEAGDEEI, encoded by the exons ATGACCGCGACCGCAGCCCTCCTGCCCGTCCTCTTGCTCCTGCTGGCCTTCGGCCGCAGTGCCCATG GAGCTGAATGCTTCCCGGCCTGCCACCCCCAAAATGGATTCTGCGAGGATGACAATGTTTGCAG GTGCCAGCCTGGCTGGCAGGGTCCCCTGTGTGACCAATGCGTGACCTTTCCTGGCTGTGTTCATGGACTCTGTGTGGAACCCTGGCAGTGCATTTGCGATGACGGCTGGGACGGGAACCTCTGCGACTTAG ACATCCGGGCCTGCGCCTCCACCCCCTGTGCTAACAACGGGACCTGCGTGAACCTTGATTCGGGCCACTACGAGTGCTCCTGCACCCCTGGGTTCTCCGGACAGGACTGTCAGAAGAAGGACGGGCCCTGCGCCATCAACGG TTCCCCCTGCCAGCACGGAGGCAGCTGTGTGGACGACGAGGGCCAGGCCTCCCATGCCTCCTGCCTGTGCCTTCCTGGCTTCTCGGGCAACTTCTGCGAGATCATGACCAACAGCTGCATCCCCAACCCGTGCGAGAACCAAGGCATCTGCACCGACATCGGGGGCGACTTCCGCTGCCGCTGCCCCGCCGGCTTCATGGACAAGACCTGCAGCCGCCCGGTGACCACCTGCACCACCGACCCGTGCCTGAACGGGGGCACCTGCCTGCAGCACAGCCAG GGCCAGGCTGTCTGCTTCACCATCCTCGGCGTGCTCACCAGCCTGGTGGTGCTGGGCACCATGGGCATCGTCTTCCTCAACAAGTGCGAGGCCTGGGTGTCCAACCTGCGCTACCAGCACATGCTGCGCAAGAAGAAGAACGTCCTCCTGCAGTACAACAGCGGCGAGGATCTGGCCGTCAACATCATCTTCCCGGAGAAGATCGACATGACCACCTTCAGCAAGGAGGCTGGTGACGAGGAGATCTAA